From Girardinichthys multiradiatus isolate DD_20200921_A chromosome 13, DD_fGirMul_XY1, whole genome shotgun sequence:
TGGAGAGGTGAGTTATTTTCTGAGGAGGTGAGAACAGGAACCAACTGATTCCATGGCTGTGGAGAATGGGTAAAAAAATCCAGTAAAAATATTGCAATTAGAATTCTTGATGTTGACAGAGAGATTTTCTTGAGAACTTCACAACAGTAGTTTCACAAATAGAACATGGAAGGAACAGGGTTATGACAGGTTGGCTGTTTAGGGGAAAACATATTGAAGACTCACAGATGGCTTGGAACAACGCCTTAGGGTGATCACTCAGGTGCTGAATGATGGCCAGGTAGCTCCTTATATCCAGCAGCTCTGATGAGTCTCAACTGGGAACAGATGCACCAGGTGTAGCTCAATCCCCTAGAGGTGGATGCTGCAGCTTAATGGAAAATAAACACCACACAGGCAAAACAACAAACTCCAGAACCATGAAAGAGTCAAAAAGCCATTTCAAAGGATCGGGCATCTATCCATTTCTAAGATGCTTATccataaaagaagaaaacatggaacagtggtgaacctttccagccaaccaaaattactccaagagctcatCAACAGCTCTGCCAACTGTTGAACAGTGCTGTTGAAAGGTATTTCCACACTTACAAATTTCTTCTGTCCTTCTTTACTTCTGTTTGTATTTGACTATGGTCTTTTCCTTATTCAAAAAGGTATATAAAGAAAACCTTCTGTAAGTGTGAAAGGTGATAAAGGCATGCCCCAAAAGCCTTCAAGCTGTAACTGCAGGAAAACGTGATTGTATACAGTACTGACTCCAGGAGGCTGCATTCAAACGCACAGCAGACTTTTATGATTTGTATTGTTAAGAATTTTGCAAACATATCTTTATCCTTCTACTTCATAATCATACACCACTTTGCTTGTTTTGGTTTATCAGTTAAGTCCCAAAAAATACTTTGAATCTTGTGGTTAAAACAAACATGAGCTCACCTCAACCAGCACACATTCTTCTGgtaaatcatatttatttaaaacatgatcTTATTGTACACCTAATTGGATGTACAATTCAAAATtgctcttttaaaaatgtatacatcTGTTACTgttgtttacattgttttctttttgactttttattcatttaaattttatagAAAAATATCCCTAACTTTGCAGCTTTTGGTAGTATCTCATGTTAAAAAATTTTTCTTCATAAATATTGAGTACAAATCTGTTGACATGGTGACAGACGAGCCTTGCTTCACATAGCGCACACTATCATTAGTTGGCAGAGCGCATCAAGCAGGCGCTGTGAAGTGATGAGAGCAGCACCGTGCAACGATGGTGTTACATAATTATAGAACTCCGGTCGAACGTCAGTTGACTGAAAAACAGTTTCTGTGATTAAAGTtcataaatagaaaatattacAGCAGTAAAATCTGAAAGCCAAAGGCAGAAAATTTCTCTGGCACACcctccagcgcctcaggagagggaagcagtgcttcgccaacactgtttacagtgggggtggggagctgctgacctcgactggggacattatcaggcggtggaaagagtacttcaaggatctcctcaatcctgccatctcgcattccctggtggaagcagagaacaggtcatggttctcgaccggaaaagggtggcctgccgtcttcaggttggaggggagctttagcctcaagtggaggagttcaattatctcagggtcttgttcactagtgaggggagaatggagtgggaggtcgacagatggatcggtccGGCAGCTGTAGAAATGGGGTCACTGTGCCGGTCCTTTTGTGGTGAATAgcgagctgagccgaaaagcgaagctctcgatttactggtctgtCTAttttcctaccctcacctatgcgcatgaactttgggtcatgaccgaaagaacgagatcctagatacaagcggctaaaataaacttcctccacagggtggccaggcactcctttggagatagggtgaggagcttggccattcgggaggagctcagagtagagccgctgctcctccacatcgagaggagccagttgaggtggttcaggcatctataccagatgcctcctggacaccttccccAGGAGgagttccaggcacatcccactgggaggaggcccaggggacagcccaggacacgctggagggactatgtctctcggctggcctaggaATGCCATGGGCTTCCCCCtatggagctggaggaggtgtctggggagagggacgtctgtgCGTCTCTGCGGAGTCTGCTGCCCTTGCAACCCAGTTCCGGATAAAGTGGGAGACGGCATCGACACAGTGAAAACTGCAGAGCGCAGCTGGCTCATTACTGAACCAGGTAGATCAGCGCCTAGATTTAACAATAGGTAGAACAAGGCGAGAGCAGCAGATTGCATGCTGGCTTACTACTGGTTCCCTAGTAAAGGtatgtttttaacatgtttctatttgaagctttgtttttattattttaactggTACTTTTGATTCTTTAAGGATCCACACCTTTTTAGAGGGAGGAATGCAAAAGAGCGAGTGCATATTGACCGGCTCTGTCAGGAAGTAAAGCCTATTTTCTCATATTATTTCGTTTTTCTTGGCTAAGGTGCTGGGCTAACCTGAATCATTTTTTTGTGTAGGTTGGCCGGCTactgtttctgttgtttcagttattattttgttttggttattGCTTTAGAGTTTTAGGGATTTTAATTCCCTTTAATTTTCTGTGTTCTACAGAGAATATTTTAATTTCCCAGCCCTCCAAGCTGTTCAGTGGGTGAACATGTTCCCTGGGATTGAAGATGTTTTTAGTGCTTGAGAGACTAGCTGAagaataattttaattatttatgttcACCAGGGTTTTGCGTGAGTGTGTTTGCTTTGGGGAGCACTtaggtgtttttatttatgttaatattTCCCCCAAGGCAGTCCAATTTATTTGaatagttttaacaaatatcagTGAAGTATTTCCCAAGGCCACCATAGCCCTTTGATATAGCCTTTCTTccttttacattaaaatattgcTTATTGTGTCTTTTAACCTTGTGACCACCCTTACCTTTGGCCCAGGATATCCTGTAGAAAATGTGTAATGTTTTCTTACCATAGGCTATATTTAGCTGTATTTATACCCTGGGTCACAATCGTTCACTCTCAATGCCATGTCCACATAAGGTCCTGAGAATGAAGAGAAGAGTGAGTAGGTCTGTGgatattttgagcaaagcccATGGaatctaagatagcattaaagtgTTGTGCAATTCGACTGCATATATAATTTAACATGTAATTAAATAACAATTCAGTCTGTCAATTATTGTTCTGGGAATACTAGCCCAAGATGCCAATGctattagaacaatagatgaaagacTGATTTGAGCAGTGGCATTCTTAAACAGCAAACTCTAAACACGTATAGAATAAATTCACAACTTTTCTccaaaatataataatttattaacagaaaccattcaactccaagttaaacatatttaaattaacAAACTATTTACTAGGTTAGAAGAATGGAAATAAAACTACCTAGCAAAAggaaggaataaagaaaactaatggGAACCAATAAATGATGCAATGATATGGCAGATCAATGTGGATATTTATGTCTAAGAAACAAGGTATCAGTGCCAAAATTAAGACTACTGCACACCCAGTGGTGGCTACTTCCTTGTTGCAGGAGGCTATATCCATTCCGAAGCCAGCTATTGATCTGATTAATGATAGGCTGGCAATGGCAAATGAGAAGGAGAGTACTCACTTGCGTTAGCTTTGGAGAGACTGGCGTTAGCACTGGAGTCAAGATGCAAAAAAAAGCACTGATATGGCCCTTTATTAAActttcacaaatcaaataaacCTTCCACaaatctcaaactgtgtttATAAGATTCTTCTATTAGTGTCCAACAATCTAGTCCAGGTATAAATACAGTAGTTTCTGAGTTGGAGCAGATTAAAAATGCTCAATGTAATGAAAAATGAGTTGGAATTGCCCTTCAACTGTTTCCCGAAATCGAAGCTGCAATCGGACGCCAACTTCAGCTTCGTGACCAGCCTAGGCATGCTAGTCAATAGCCTCTCCAAAGCTATCACCAGCCTCTCCAACGCTACGCAACTGAGTTCTCTTACCAGTGCCAGCCGCTCAGTTACCGGCCTATCATTAATCAGATCAATAGCTGGCTTTGGAATAGACATAGAATCCTGCAACAAGGAAGTAGCCACCACTGGGTGCCCAATAATCTTAATTTTGGCACTGATACCGTGCCATAATCTTGAggtcaaattatttttttaaactaattaagGATAACAATTGGCATGTCTTCAAacagtcacaatgcaaaatcagatagtaaataaaacattattgttataaaataatattttaaagaatgatttcctaaattaaaaatcaacctttttgtataattgattcttaatgttgtttaatttgcattccttattttttgttaaatacttAGGGAAATGTAAATTGTTGGATTAGAAACCACTAACTGTTTTGGATAATTGATTCTTAATTGATCCTAATGTTAATGATTCTTaattcatgagactgtcctacaacaacagtgtcttcagtcagaggctttttccgatctgctgtaagacggaccgCTACAGGAgttccttcctgcccacagccatcagcatctacaacggatctttgaagaaacctgcagaatatgagctacatcattttatttccatttaaattaatacagtatttttgaatttgagttGGATTTCCTTTGTGAATCAGAAACCAAGAGAAAAATAATGGTAAAATGTGAGATATTTAGAGTGAAATTCAGAATGAATCCCCATGGAAATTAATCTGTAGCCTACCAGTCCATACATTCACATCTAATATGTATTCACTATTTCATCAACAGAGCCAAAACACAGTATAAGtacaacaaaacataaacatacacAAAGACTAAAAGGTTGCTGCAGTAGACATCTGAAAACATGCTAACCCgttgtttctttaaaacacactATTAATATCTTACTTGGAACAATCATGTATTAATGGCCATTTTAATTAAGACACATATTAATGAAAATTGTCAGAAGAAGGTCCACTTTAAGTATTTCAGCTTGTTTGAAATGGTTTTTTTAACCGAGCTGTTACATTATAAAAATGTGATCCAGCTGTAAATACTCTGCCTTCTAAACAGCAAGTTACCAAGCACCATTAAGTTCACATCACATCatctcacctgtgtgagttgTCATGTGAACAGTTAAATTGCTTCTACTggtgaaatgtttttcacaaGTTGAACATGTGAAAGGCTTCTCgcctgtgtgagttctcatgtgacGTGTTAAATGAGATTTTTTCCTGAAACGTTTTTCACAGGTCACACACAAGTAAGGCTTCTCGCCTGTGTGAGTTTTTATGTGATAAGTTAAACCATCTTTGTCACTGTAACTTTTTCCACAGGTTATACATGTGAACGTCTTCTCACCCGTGTGAGTTCTTATGTGACGTGTTGAAGAGGATCTTTTTTCAGAGGTCACACATGAGAAAgccttctcacctgtgtgagttctcatgtgacGTGTTAAATGAGATCTTTTTCTGAAACCTTTTTCACAGGTCAcacatgagaaaggcttctcgCCTGTGTGAGTTCTTATGTGAATTGTTAGAAGGCTTTTCTGAGTGAAACTTTTTTCACAAGTGGAACATGTGAAAGGCTTCTCGCCTGTGTGAGTTCTTATGTGACGTGTTAAATGAGATCTTTTTCTGAAACTTTTTTCACAGGTCACACATGAGTAAGGCCTCTCGCCTGTGTGAGTTTTTATGTGATAAGTTAAACCATCTCTGTCACTGTAACGTTTCCCACAGGTTGTACATGTGAACGTCTTCTCGCCTGTGTGAGTTCTAATGTGACGTGTTAAATGAGATCTTTTTTTGAAACCTTTTTCACAGGTCACACATGAGTAAGGCCTCTCACCTGTGTGCGTTCTCATGTGTCTAGTCAGGTGACTGTTTGTAGAAAAGATTTTGTCACAAATTGTACAGGAATATGTATTTTGGTCTGGTTGAGTTTTCTTTTGCGTTTTCTGTGTTGAACCATCACCGGCTCCTCTCTGCTGTTTGGTTTTCTGGCATCTCTCCCTTTGTTTCTGCTcttcttttctccattttcctgtgTCTTCAGAATTGCTTCTTTCCTGATCCCGGTTCTCATCTTCAGGGGAGGCCTGAGAGATGAGTTGGTTccagtttggttctgattcctTGTGGATTATTTGCACATTAAAAGGAATCACCAAAATGTCATCAGTCTCCTGTTTCAGCACAAGCTGCTCTTCATCCTTACTGATGCAGATTTGCTCCTCTTCTACTTTGAACTGTTGATGTTCTAGTTCCTCTTGCTCCTGTTTTATTTGCAGAGGTTCCGGTTCATCTTGATCTAAAGTGGAGTTCCCCTCCTGGTTGCTGAGGTCGGTAAGAACCCCCTCCTCTTTACAGACATAATACTGCGAGAGATCTggacaaaaagataaaacaaaagctTAGCAATGTGAGTAAAAGAACGCTGTCAGGCAATTATGATAATTTGCTTATAAATATTAATTGAAAATTATAACTCAAAATCATAATTCATCGTCAAATCATAATTTCTAACCAAAAtcatacaaaaaacaaactttcacTTAACTAGAACACTCACTAATAGACTAAAGGGGTAAACTAACAATCAAGAGTAAAATGCAAAACTTGATCAATGTATACATAATGCACACTGAGTATTAATGGAGATCAAACTAGCAATTTATGGATGAAGGTGGAAATAATCAAAGCTTTTGGTTAACTTGGAATATGGAAACAACGATGAACAGTGATGAGTCTTTATACCCGTACAAAGACTCATCACTGTTCATCGTTGTTTGACGTGTTGAGATCAGCAGATGTTAGCTTAGCTCTTAGACGCTATCAGCTAATGGTGAACTGATTCGAACAAACGACCATAAAAACTCACACGGGAACCAGCAGGGGGAAAAGGGATGAGACAAGCTCGGAACAGAGCTCGGACCACGGACTTCAAATAACTTCAATAATTCAACTTTAAACTCACAGCtgattagacagaaaaactttttatccaatttgaataaataactgaatctgactgcactgttcaatggttaggattaattggaatgtatgaacctgacttttgtgaagtgccttgagacgacatgttgtgaattggcgctatataaataaactgaaatgaattgattAGGGAATGCCGTCTGACAACACAGATTAACtttcaaaacacaacaaaagcaCCAACATTCAATAAAACTTTGCATAGGAGCACTCAGTTTAAAACACATCGAGTCAGAACTCAAGGACAGTGCAGGTATCCAGCACTCAATAAAACCTTGCATGCAACGTACAGTTAAacacattaaattaaaacagtGACGATCCTAGGTCGCCTTACTTCTAAACTACTTTATCCTGAGAAAAGTAAGAATGGAAGAAACGGTCAGCTTCTCCTCCTTCAGCAAAAAGCGAAAAAATAAGAAACGTTGGTAGttgactgaaacaaaaacaaggaggTAAGCTCGACTCCTTGGAAAAAACTCTGTTGGACTTTTCACACCTGGGGAGCAACACTACAGAAATGTCTCAAAACGGAAAAGTAaatcctttgggttttcttCCCCAGCAAGATCTCAAGCTTAAAATAAAGGGaccacttaaacaacacaatataactccaagttaatcaaacttctgtgaaatcaaactgtccacttaggaagcaacactgattgacaattaatttcacatcttgttgttcaaatggaaaagacaacagagggaaatctttggtgattatcaagacactcaataaaggagtggttctgcaggtggggaccacagaccacttctcagtaccgatgctttctggctgatgttttggtcacttttgaatgttggtggttctttcacactcgtggtagcatgagacggactctacaacccacacaagtggctcaggtagtgcagctcatccaggatggcacatcaatgccagctgtggcaagaaggtttgctgtgtctgtcaatgtagtgtccagagcctggaggtgctaccaggagacaggccagtacaccaggagacgtggaggaggccgtaggagggcaacaacccagcagcaggaccactacctccacctttgtgcaaggaggaacaggaggagcactgccagagccctgcaaaatgacctccaacaggctacaaatgtgcatgtgtctgcacaaacggttagaaaccgactccatgaggatggtatgagggcccgatgtccacaaatgggggttgtgcttacagcccaacaccgtgcaggacgcttggcatttgccagagaacatcaggattggcaaattcaccactggtgccctgtggtcttcacagatgaaagctggttcacactgagaacatgtgacagacgtgacagagtctggagacaccgtggagagagatctgctgcctgcaacatccttcagcttgactggtttggcagtgggtcagtaatggtgtggggtcgcatttctcgccagaggtagcctgactgccattaggtaccgagatgagatcctcagaccccttgtgagaccatatgctggtgcggttggccctgggttcctcctaatgcaggacaatgctagacctcatgtgggtggagtgtgtcagcagttcctgcaagatgaagacattgaagctatggactggcccgcccgttccccagacctgaatccgattgagcacatctgggacatcatgtctccatccaccaacgttacgttgcaccacagactgtccaggagttggtggatgctttagtccaggtctgggaggagatccctcaggagtccatccaccgtctcatcaggagcatgcccaggggttgtagggaggtcatacagacacatggaggtcacacacaatactgagcctcattttaacttgttttaaggacattacatcaaagttggatcagcctgtagtgtgtttttccactttaattttgtgtgtgactccaaatccaggcctccattggttaataaatttgatttccattgatgatttttgtgtgattttgttgtcagaacattcaactttgtacagaacaaagtattcaatgagaatatttcattcattcagatctaggatgtgttatttgagtgttccacTCGCTCTTTTTAGACAGTGCGGGTCTACTCCACTTAATCTCGCTCTTCTCGGTACGGTACCAGTTgcgtttccactgacccactgatggctggagttatggtggctgaagccccgcctccagccgtcagtgcagtgtgctgtgctgctattaataTCAccgtgtgacattgtcacattaaagtaatgtGCCTGAAATGATacaaaactaaagaaataaatagaacataaaaacataaataaacaaaatacaaatatttgtattgttgtatatgcaagaatgtcttatatatgttttgttttttttatgtataaaatgatccactgggataattatctggaccacactTATAAGGCTCAGGGGGTTTAATGTGaggggtgtggcaggagaagcagataGCAACAGCTGTGTGAAGTAGTGTTGTCAAGGAGCAGCAAGGTGAACAAGAAAACAGCATCAGCCACCGGTTTCAGACTCTTCTGttgactttttatttgttacttttGACTCAGACCACTCTTTTTTAGCTTCCAAGCACTCACTGGTTTGTATAGCCAGTTGGCAACACACCTGCGCTTGAGTGGACCAAGCCACAATTAGAcaggaaaaaaaccaaaaacaaaatctaactcaagaaactagaaaaacaaaattactaatCTAATTTACAAACTCATCTTCATAATGAAAGGATCTGCAAAATATACCATGTAATAGAAGTTAACTCAAAAgttactttaaagaaaaacaaacaaagcaataTTCCAAAGAAAACCCTGTAATTGGTAGAACCCAGCAAGGTAATCAATGACATCATCCAGCCATTCAAGCAGGAAACACTATGACAAACAATGgggaataaaaaggaaaacaaataccatgaatatactttgaaacaaaataaacaaattcaacCAATAGTCCAGAAGTAATAGCTTTAACCCAAACATATAAATAGATGGAAACTGCAACATAATGCTAACACAAACAAACCCGGGATAGTAAGTGAAGCAAACTTGCAAactaatgtttaaatttaagcTTTATGACCAGCTACCGaaagtaaataaatcagaaataagAATAAGGGAAAAGTggtaaacacaaactgaaccaCTTTGTCACaagctgtctggactggtacTGCCCCAAAGTTTGCCTGATAGTTACAATTTTGAGTTTTATGATGAGGTTTTTGTCATGGCAATAacaaggacaaggactttaaagggCAAAACCACAGATTTTTGACAGCGGTGATGTTAGTTTTAGGTTAGATATTTGTGCTCCACAGATTCAGCGGGGTCTTCCTCTCGTTTgatccgatgcaggcagtctgattacaggcagctgctctctgcctgctccctcctcctgctgaatgaaaatgtttgtgcTTCCGAACAGCTGATTTTAGATGCTTTACATGCTTTAGGATGTCATTAAATACAACACCCCGCCTGCATGTAATCAAGAAAGCTGCCatggtgtcctttttctttcctttcagccttcaggcatggtttatgatgtATAAATAGCAATATTATAATGGCTCAGGCCATTGTGAAGCTTAatatttttgagttttattaattttaagcCCTGCTCTATCTTTCCGTGAACTTTCTAATTTCttctggtcccatggccaatcagtgaacggcagtctgttcacgtcacatgtagttcCTACTCGGCCCCAGTCAAACCTGCTCAgcagcagggaccaaaaaagtaagTACTggtatggaaaaaacagtaatggaaacgctcacAAAGAGGGCCAAGTGGAGCCAGTGGGAAAGGGGCACATGGCACCTCATGGCAAATAACTCTGAGGATTTAAACAGACGTATGGGGAGATCATcagaagacacagaaaaaaaatcatttctgCAAAGAGAAGTGTGAGAGATGAAATATAGAAGCAAACAAAGTCGTCTCAGATCTGCAAGGAAGAAAGGATCTGGTTTGAAGAATCCCTGACCCATGAGGACTGGGTTTCCAGGCAGGCACTGTGGCCAAGGATATAGGTTCAAATATAAATTTAGATAAATATGAGTTAATGAGTGTTCTTGATTGTATACAACCCTCTCTGTACAACATGCTAGTCAAACTGGAAGTTCAATACAAAGGAATATGGATAACAAAAATAGCTAGCATTAGTGTCAATGTTGAAAACAACAGGGATAAATTCAAATTAATATTATGTAACTGCCAACAGCTTGACCATCTTTGGAAGGACAATActcaacaaaacagaaacatattCATATGCCCTGCATACTTCCTGTCCATATTTCCAAATGTTAGGGGTTCGAGCGTGCGTCCCATGTACGATTCCTGCACACCCCACTCTCTccaccatttcctgtctgcttactgtcataaaatgataaaataaaggccactagtgccgcaaaaaatataaagaaaataaataaacttcatCAACTCATCAGGAGAAATACACATTATACTAAAAAAGGAGATacaataaaacactttttttttaaaagatgcaGACATTAAAGCAATTGATTTTCAAATAATGACTGgcgtgttaaaaaataaatggcgCCTATCTTTTCTTAAAAAGATCATCAGCTCTACCCACTCTGATATGATAGCTAACTGTTATAACCTCTCTTCGTTGCTTTAGTCCTCTTCTATTTTGGGTTCTTaattgatgtttgtttttctttccttttttcatttatttttttattggttcttGACATATTACAATATGTATATAAATCTCACACACATGATGTGGATATCTAAATTATTAGTGCTATGATTGTTGGTATTGTTGTAATTCTGTATTTATATTACAGGGTTGGTTGTGGTTCCTTTTCCTAATAgttatttaataaactttttttttttaatcgcCAGGAAAAGTTTGGTGTAACAGCGCTTTAAATTAGATTCTGCGTTCAGCGTCGCCCCAACATCTTTAACTTGTCCCATCAGTAAAACATTAGCATCGCTGCTGTTTCGTACCTATTCGGTGTAAGATGATCAGGGGGATCCGGCTGAAATCCAGCAGTCTGTGCTGACCATCGAGCTCTTCCTCGGTCTTGACGATGATTCCTTTAAACTCAGTAaatgtttcttcagcaggagtTAACAGCTCGTTCATCATCTCTCTCTGGGGCTGAACTGAAGTCATGTTTATCTACAAACCCATCTGCAAACTACTGTCTAACAGCAGGAAAGCT
This genomic window contains:
- the LOC124879076 gene encoding zinc finger and SCAN domain-containing protein 12-like isoform X2, translating into MTSVQPQREMMNELLTPAEETFTEFKGIIVKTEEELDGQHRLLDFSRIPLIILHRIDLSQYYVCKEEGVLTDLSNQEGNSTLDQDEPEPLQIKQEQEELEHQQFKVEEEQICISKDEEQLVLKQETDDILVIPFNVQIIHKESEPNWNQLISQASPEDENRDQERSNSEDTGKWRKEEQKQRERCQKTKQQRGAGDGSTQKTQKKTQPDQNTYSCTICDKIFSTNSHLTRHMRTHTGPYVDMALRVNDCDPGYKYS
- the LOC124879076 gene encoding gastrula zinc finger protein XlCGF28.1-like isoform X1; protein product: MTSVQPQREMMNELLTPAEETFTEFKGIIVKTEEELDGQHRLLDFSRIPLIILHRIDLSQYYVCKEEGVLTDLSNQEGNSTLDQDEPEPLQIKQEQEELEHQQFKVEEEQICISKDEEQLVLKQETDDILVIPFNVQIIHKESEPNWNQLISQASPEDENRDQERSNSEDTGKWRKEEQKQRERCQKTKQQRGAGDGSTQKTQKKTQPDQNTYSCTICDKIFSTNSHLTRHMRTHTGERPYSCVTCEKGFKKRSHLTRHIRTHTGEKTFTCTTCGKRYSDRDGLTYHIKTHTGERPYSCVTCEKSFRKRSHLTRHIRTHTGEKPFTCSTCEKSFTQKSLLTIHIRTHTGEKPFSCVTCEKGFRKRSHLTRHMRTHTGEKAFSCVTSEKRSSSTRHIRTHTGEKTFTCITCGKSYSDKDGLTYHIKTHTGEKPYLCVTCEKRFRKKSHLTRHMRTHTGEKPFTCSTCEKHFTSRSNLTVHMTTHTGEMM